In a single window of the Chitinivibrio alkaliphilus ACht1 genome:
- the thiC gene encoding phosphomethylpyrimidine synthase ThiC — MTRMLEAQNGQITEEIRAAAKLENMDAEQFREKVAQGHITIVRNSKRSITPLIIGEGTSIKVNANIGTSSSQEDLSQELEKVRLCEKYGAHALMDLSTSGDLAAIRKKIMDTTSLALGTVPLYEMAFRAQEKKKSVLDLTADEMFAVIEDHCAQGVDFLTLHCGVTKQTVQRFKEVKRLGGATSRGGTIIMEWIHHNKEESPLYAQYDRLLDILAKYDVAISLGDAFRPGATSDATDRAQIEELSILGELVDRARKRGVGSFVEGPGHVPLNQIVTNIQIQKRLCRNAPFYVLGPLTTDTSLGHDHISGAIGGALAGMAGVDFLCYVTPAEHLRLPSLDDVKEGVIASKIAAQSADLAKGVPAAIERDDAMTRAKIAFDWETIYKLSVDPEKARAYRESLPPSMKAEECCSMCGEFCAVKRSNEVLK; from the coding sequence ATGACACGAATGCTTGAAGCCCAAAATGGGCAGATAACTGAAGAAATACGCGCGGCTGCAAAACTAGAAAATATGGACGCGGAACAATTTCGCGAAAAGGTAGCCCAAGGACATATTACGATTGTACGAAATTCGAAACGCTCCATTACCCCCCTCATAATTGGTGAAGGAACCTCCATAAAAGTAAACGCAAATATTGGTACATCCTCCTCTCAGGAAGATTTATCACAGGAACTTGAGAAAGTTCGTCTTTGTGAAAAATATGGAGCTCACGCTCTCATGGATCTTTCCACCTCAGGAGATTTAGCAGCGATTCGTAAAAAGATAATGGATACGACCTCCTTAGCCCTTGGAACAGTACCACTCTATGAAATGGCCTTCCGAGCACAAGAAAAAAAGAAGTCAGTCCTTGACCTTACCGCCGATGAAATGTTTGCAGTTATTGAAGATCATTGTGCTCAAGGCGTTGATTTTCTTACCCTTCATTGCGGCGTGACCAAACAAACGGTACAACGATTTAAGGAAGTTAAGCGTCTGGGAGGCGCAACAAGCCGAGGCGGTACCATCATCATGGAATGGATACACCACAACAAGGAAGAAAGCCCTCTCTATGCTCAATACGACAGACTTCTTGATATTCTCGCTAAATACGATGTGGCCATAAGTCTTGGTGATGCATTTCGCCCCGGAGCAACCAGTGATGCCACTGATCGTGCACAAATTGAGGAGCTTTCTATTTTGGGAGAGCTTGTAGACCGTGCGCGCAAGCGTGGTGTCGGTTCCTTTGTAGAAGGCCCCGGCCATGTGCCGTTGAACCAAATTGTTACCAATATACAAATACAAAAACGGCTCTGTCGAAATGCCCCCTTTTACGTATTAGGCCCTCTCACAACAGATACCTCCTTAGGGCATGACCACATTTCCGGTGCTATTGGTGGGGCCCTCGCGGGTATGGCGGGAGTTGACTTCCTCTGTTATGTAACTCCTGCAGAACACCTCCGATTGCCCTCTCTTGATGATGTAAAGGAGGGAGTGATAGCGTCTAAAATTGCCGCTCAAAGCGCAGATCTTGCCAAAGGTGTACCTGCAGCCATTGAACGGGATGATGCCATGACTCGTGCAAAAATTGCCTTTGATTGGGAAACCATCTACAAGCTCAGTGTTGATCCTGAAAAGGCACGGGCCTACCGCGAGTCTCTGCCGCCAAGCATGAAAGCAGAAGAGTGTTGCAGTATGTGTGGTGAGTTCTGTGCCGTCAAACGATCAAACGAAGTGCTTAAGTAG
- a CDS encoding TraR/DksA family transcriptional regulator, translating to MAEKQRLTPEELAYFKNLLLEERDRVCEDQRKLDEQNLKQTVESASGEGTHFSNHIGDAAAASYDREFSMNLAERQAKYLEQIDDALLRIKDGTYGVCMVTGKLIPTERLEAVLVAKYSIEGKNIKNKQKRHG from the coding sequence ATGGCTGAAAAACAGCGGTTGACACCAGAAGAGCTGGCGTATTTTAAAAATCTTTTACTGGAGGAGCGGGATCGAGTGTGTGAAGATCAGCGGAAGCTGGACGAGCAGAATTTAAAACAGACCGTAGAATCTGCTTCAGGTGAGGGCACGCACTTCTCCAATCATATAGGTGATGCCGCAGCAGCGTCGTATGATCGTGAATTTTCTATGAATTTGGCAGAACGACAGGCTAAATATCTTGAACAAATTGATGATGCGCTCTTACGCATTAAAGACGGGACCTACGGCGTGTGTATGGTGACGGGAAAGCTTATTCCCACGGAGCGTTTGGAGGCAGTTCTTGTTGCAAAGTATTCTATTGAGGGTAAGAATATTAAAAATAAACAGAAGCGTCACGGATAA
- a CDS encoding ROK family protein, protein MKFALGIDIGGTNTVIGLVEYGGIVRDVRSIPTCGYASFAEYLENVRREAVALQQAHPRLEIVGVGIGAPDANHYTGVVESASNLEWECPVDLRQGFADALGYPVVVTNDANASAYGEMMYGAAKGVKNFVQITLGTGLGSGVIINGQILTGKTGFAGELGHSNLITGGRDCGCGRKGCVETYVSATGICRTVFELLSLRRGESSLRNISAEKLTAKDVYTAAVSGDPIALEAFDKTGDWLAQAMADVVVFLSPEMIVFFGGLTHSGEYLMAPFRKYYARYCMKNFHDTVVFTNSELKESDAAVLGAAGLVWNMILSS, encoded by the coding sequence ATGAAATTTGCCCTGGGCATTGATATCGGCGGCACAAATACGGTTATCGGTCTTGTTGAGTATGGCGGGATTGTGCGGGACGTCCGGTCTATTCCCACGTGTGGATATGCTTCATTTGCAGAATATTTAGAAAATGTCCGTCGTGAGGCAGTAGCTTTACAGCAAGCCCACCCCCGCTTAGAGATTGTTGGGGTTGGTATTGGTGCTCCCGATGCAAATCATTACACCGGTGTGGTCGAATCGGCTTCCAATTTAGAATGGGAGTGTCCTGTTGATCTTCGCCAAGGCTTTGCTGATGCCCTGGGATATCCTGTGGTGGTGACAAATGATGCGAATGCATCTGCCTATGGTGAAATGATGTATGGTGCTGCCAAGGGGGTGAAGAATTTTGTGCAAATAACCTTGGGAACCGGCTTAGGGAGTGGGGTGATTATCAATGGGCAGATACTTACGGGAAAAACGGGTTTTGCCGGAGAACTGGGGCACTCCAACCTCATTACTGGGGGGCGTGATTGTGGGTGTGGCCGCAAGGGATGCGTGGAAACGTATGTCTCAGCCACAGGTATTTGTCGTACGGTTTTTGAGCTTCTTTCTCTGCGGCGTGGTGAGTCATCTTTGCGTAATATCTCAGCTGAAAAACTTACCGCTAAAGATGTGTATACCGCAGCTGTTTCCGGTGACCCCATTGCCTTAGAGGCTTTTGATAAAACGGGTGATTGGTTGGCGCAGGCCATGGCGGATGTGGTGGTTTTCCTGAGTCCTGAGATGATCGTCTTTTTTGGAGGCCTTACCCATTCCGGTGAGTATCTGATGGCTCCATTTCGCAAGTATTATGCTCGATATTGTATGAAGAATTTTCATGACACTGTTGTCTTCACCAATTCAGAATTAAAAGAGTCTGACGCGGCGGTGTTGGGCGCAGCGGGGCTTGTGTGGAATATGATTCTCTCTTCGTAA